A part of Oncorhynchus clarkii lewisi isolate Uvic-CL-2024 chromosome 17, UVic_Ocla_1.0, whole genome shotgun sequence genomic DNA contains:
- the LOC139370982 gene encoding natural resistance-associated macrophage protein 2-like isoform X3, whose protein sequence is MTFTRPYFLHAISRQISSPCVYRAPPPLGPPFNPTLMKTAREADQEEEPPQENGIIQTTQDQHSSISPPSSTVSGAPDDEPFSTYFEEKVPIPEDVTQMFSFRKLWAFTGPGFLMSIAYLDPGNIESDLQSGAKAGFKLLWVLLGATIIGLLLQRLAARLGVVTGMHLAEVCNRQYPTVPRIILWLMVELAIIGSDMQEVIGCAIAFNLLSVGRIPLWGGVLITIIDTFVFLFLDKYGLRKLEAFFGFLITIMAVSFGYEYVMVRPDQGELLKGMFLPHCEGCGPAQMEQAVGIVGAVIMPHNIYLHSALVKSRSIDRGNKKEVKEANKYYFIESTIALFISFLINVFVVAVFAEAFYEKTNIEVNAMCNASDSPHTDLFPLDNSRLQVDIYKGGVVLGCFFGPVALYIWAIGILAAGQSSTMTGTYSGQFVMEGFLNLRWSRFARVLLTRSIAIFPTLLVAIFQDVQHLTGMNDFLNVLQSMQLPFALIPILTFTSLTSIMNDFANGL, encoded by the exons ACAGATCTCCAGTCCCTGCGTTTACAGAGCTCCCCCTCCCCTCGGGCCCCCCTTTAACCCCACCCTAATGAAGACAGCGCGGGAAGCAGACCAGGAAG AGGAGCCTCCACAGGAGAATGGGATTATCCAGACCACCCAGGACCAGCACAGCTCCATCTCTCCGCCATCCTCAACAGTGTCTGGGGCCCCAGACGACGAGCCCTTCTCTACATACTTTGAGGAGAAGGTGCCAATCCCAGAGGATGTCACCCAG ATGTTCAGTTTCCGTAAACTCTGGGCCTTTACGGGACCTGGTTTCTTGATGAGCATCGCCTATCTGGACCCAGGGAACATCGAGTCTGATCTACAGTCTGGAGCTAAAGCTGGCTTTAAG CTCCTGTGGGTATTGTTAGGGGCCACCATCATCGGCCTCCTCTTGCAGAGGTTGGCTGCACGCCTGGGGGTTGTCACAGGGATGCATCTAGCAGAGGTCTGCAACCGCCAGTACCCTACT GTTCCTCGTATTATCCTGTGGCTGATGGTGGAGCTGGCCATCATTGGCTCAGACATGCAGGAGGTCATTGGCTGTGCCATTGCCTTCAACCTCCTCTCTGTTGGCAG GATTCCACTTTGGGGAGGTGTCCTCATCACCATCATTGACACCTTTGTGTTCCTCTTTCTAGATAAATATG GCCTGAGAAAACTTGAAGCCTTCTTTGGGTTTCTCATCACAATCATGGCTGTAAGCTTTGGGTATGAG TATGTGATGGTACGTCCGGACCAGGGGGAGCTGCTGAAGGGGATGTTTCTGCCGCACTGTGAGGGCTGTGGTCCTGCCCAGATGGAGCAGGCTGTGGGCATCGTAGGAGCTGTCATCATGCCCCACAACATCTACCTGCACTCAGCTCTCGTCAAG TCTCGGTCAATAGATCGTGGGAACAAGAAGGAGGTGAAGGAGGCCAACAAATACTACTTCATCGAGTCAACTATCgctctcttcatctccttcctCATCAACGTCTTCGTTGTAGCAGTGTTTGCCGAGGCCTTCTACGAGAAAACCAACATTGAAGTG AATGCAATGTGCAATGCATCAGACAGTCCACACACAGACCTCTTCCCCCTGGACAACAGCAGGCTACAGGTGGACATCTACAAGGGG GGGGTGGTGCTGGGTTGTTTCTTTGGCCCTGTAGCCCTCTACATCTGGGCCATCGGGATCCTTGCTGCCGGACAGAGCTCCACCATGACTGGCACTTACTCTGGCCAGTTTGTCATGGAG GGTTTCTTGAATCTGCGTTGGTCCCGTTTTGCACGGGTTCTTCTCACCCGCTCCATCGCCATCTTCCCCACCCTGCTGGTGGCCATCTTCCAGGACGTGCAGCACCTGACGGGCATGAACGACTTCCTCAACGTGCTGCAGAGCATGCAG CTGCCGTTTGCTCTGATCCCCATCCTGACCTTCACCAGTCTGACATCCATCATGAATGACTTCGCTAATGGACTGTGA
- the LOC139370982 gene encoding natural resistance-associated macrophage protein 2-like isoform X1, protein MTFTRPYFLHAISRQISSPCVYRAPPPLGPPFNPTLMKTAREADQEEEPPQENGIIQTTQDQHSSISPPSSTVSGAPDDEPFSTYFEEKVPIPEDVTQMFSFRKLWAFTGPGFLMSIAYLDPGNIESDLQSGAKAGFKLLWVLLGATIIGLLLQRLAARLGVVTGMHLAEVCNRQYPTVPRIILWLMVELAIIGSDMQEVIGCAIAFNLLSVGRIPLWGGVLITIIDTFVFLFLDKYGLRKLEAFFGFLITIMAVSFGYEYVMVRPDQGELLKGMFLPHCEGCGPAQMEQAVGIVGAVIMPHNIYLHSALVKSRSIDRGNKKEVKEANKYYFIESTIALFISFLINVFVVAVFAEAFYEKTNIEVNAMCNASDSPHTDLFPLDNSRLQVDIYKGGVVLGCFFGPVALYIWAIGILAAGQSSTMTGTYSGQFVMEGFLNLRWSRFARVLLTRSIAIFPTLLVAIFQDVQHLTGMNDFLNVLQSMQLPFALIPILTFTSLTSIMNDFANGLVWKIGGGVVILVVCAINMHFVVVYVTSLSSVALYVLAGFLCIAYLCFVGYLVWHCLIALGVSCLDVSCLASRMLTGHNDIYLLKDMDSDTMVERLEEEHVGGVVINSDTVRS, encoded by the exons ACAGATCTCCAGTCCCTGCGTTTACAGAGCTCCCCCTCCCCTCGGGCCCCCCTTTAACCCCACCCTAATGAAGACAGCGCGGGAAGCAGACCAGGAAG AGGAGCCTCCACAGGAGAATGGGATTATCCAGACCACCCAGGACCAGCACAGCTCCATCTCTCCGCCATCCTCAACAGTGTCTGGGGCCCCAGACGACGAGCCCTTCTCTACATACTTTGAGGAGAAGGTGCCAATCCCAGAGGATGTCACCCAG ATGTTCAGTTTCCGTAAACTCTGGGCCTTTACGGGACCTGGTTTCTTGATGAGCATCGCCTATCTGGACCCAGGGAACATCGAGTCTGATCTACAGTCTGGAGCTAAAGCTGGCTTTAAG CTCCTGTGGGTATTGTTAGGGGCCACCATCATCGGCCTCCTCTTGCAGAGGTTGGCTGCACGCCTGGGGGTTGTCACAGGGATGCATCTAGCAGAGGTCTGCAACCGCCAGTACCCTACT GTTCCTCGTATTATCCTGTGGCTGATGGTGGAGCTGGCCATCATTGGCTCAGACATGCAGGAGGTCATTGGCTGTGCCATTGCCTTCAACCTCCTCTCTGTTGGCAG GATTCCACTTTGGGGAGGTGTCCTCATCACCATCATTGACACCTTTGTGTTCCTCTTTCTAGATAAATATG GCCTGAGAAAACTTGAAGCCTTCTTTGGGTTTCTCATCACAATCATGGCTGTAAGCTTTGGGTATGAG TATGTGATGGTACGTCCGGACCAGGGGGAGCTGCTGAAGGGGATGTTTCTGCCGCACTGTGAGGGCTGTGGTCCTGCCCAGATGGAGCAGGCTGTGGGCATCGTAGGAGCTGTCATCATGCCCCACAACATCTACCTGCACTCAGCTCTCGTCAAG TCTCGGTCAATAGATCGTGGGAACAAGAAGGAGGTGAAGGAGGCCAACAAATACTACTTCATCGAGTCAACTATCgctctcttcatctccttcctCATCAACGTCTTCGTTGTAGCAGTGTTTGCCGAGGCCTTCTACGAGAAAACCAACATTGAAGTG AATGCAATGTGCAATGCATCAGACAGTCCACACACAGACCTCTTCCCCCTGGACAACAGCAGGCTACAGGTGGACATCTACAAGGGG GGGGTGGTGCTGGGTTGTTTCTTTGGCCCTGTAGCCCTCTACATCTGGGCCATCGGGATCCTTGCTGCCGGACAGAGCTCCACCATGACTGGCACTTACTCTGGCCAGTTTGTCATGGAG GGTTTCTTGAATCTGCGTTGGTCCCGTTTTGCACGGGTTCTTCTCACCCGCTCCATCGCCATCTTCCCCACCCTGCTGGTGGCCATCTTCCAGGACGTGCAGCACCTGACGGGCATGAACGACTTCCTCAACGTGCTGCAGAGCATGCAG CTGCCGTTTGCTCTGATCCCCATCCTGACCTTCACCAGTCTGACATCCATCATGAATGACTTCGCTAATGGACT GGTGTGGAAGATAGGCGGAGGGGTGGTCATCCTGGTGGTCTGTGCCATCAACATGCACTTTGTGGTGGTCTATGTGACCAGCCTAAGCAGTGTGGCTCTCTATGTGCTGGCGGGCTTTCTTTGTATAGCATACCTATGCTTTGTGGGCTACCTG GTGTGGCATTGTCTGATAGCCCTGGGGGTCTCCTGTCTGGACGTGTCCTGTCTGGCCAGCAGG
- the LOC139370982 gene encoding natural resistance-associated macrophage protein 2-like isoform X2, which produces MKTAREADQEEEPPQENGIIQTTQDQHSSISPPSSTVSGAPDDEPFSTYFEEKVPIPEDVTQMFSFRKLWAFTGPGFLMSIAYLDPGNIESDLQSGAKAGFKLLWVLLGATIIGLLLQRLAARLGVVTGMHLAEVCNRQYPTVPRIILWLMVELAIIGSDMQEVIGCAIAFNLLSVGRIPLWGGVLITIIDTFVFLFLDKYGLRKLEAFFGFLITIMAVSFGYEYVMVRPDQGELLKGMFLPHCEGCGPAQMEQAVGIVGAVIMPHNIYLHSALVKSRSIDRGNKKEVKEANKYYFIESTIALFISFLINVFVVAVFAEAFYEKTNIEVNAMCNASDSPHTDLFPLDNSRLQVDIYKGGVVLGCFFGPVALYIWAIGILAAGQSSTMTGTYSGQFVMEGFLNLRWSRFARVLLTRSIAIFPTLLVAIFQDVQHLTGMNDFLNVLQSMQLPFALIPILTFTSLTSIMNDFANGLVWKIGGGVVILVVCAINMHFVVVYVTSLSSVALYVLAGFLCIAYLCFVGYLVWHCLIALGVSCLDVSCLASRMLTGHNDIYLLKDMDSDTMVERLEEEHVGGVVINSDTVRS; this is translated from the exons ATGAAGACAGCGCGGGAAGCAGACCAGGAAG AGGAGCCTCCACAGGAGAATGGGATTATCCAGACCACCCAGGACCAGCACAGCTCCATCTCTCCGCCATCCTCAACAGTGTCTGGGGCCCCAGACGACGAGCCCTTCTCTACATACTTTGAGGAGAAGGTGCCAATCCCAGAGGATGTCACCCAG ATGTTCAGTTTCCGTAAACTCTGGGCCTTTACGGGACCTGGTTTCTTGATGAGCATCGCCTATCTGGACCCAGGGAACATCGAGTCTGATCTACAGTCTGGAGCTAAAGCTGGCTTTAAG CTCCTGTGGGTATTGTTAGGGGCCACCATCATCGGCCTCCTCTTGCAGAGGTTGGCTGCACGCCTGGGGGTTGTCACAGGGATGCATCTAGCAGAGGTCTGCAACCGCCAGTACCCTACT GTTCCTCGTATTATCCTGTGGCTGATGGTGGAGCTGGCCATCATTGGCTCAGACATGCAGGAGGTCATTGGCTGTGCCATTGCCTTCAACCTCCTCTCTGTTGGCAG GATTCCACTTTGGGGAGGTGTCCTCATCACCATCATTGACACCTTTGTGTTCCTCTTTCTAGATAAATATG GCCTGAGAAAACTTGAAGCCTTCTTTGGGTTTCTCATCACAATCATGGCTGTAAGCTTTGGGTATGAG TATGTGATGGTACGTCCGGACCAGGGGGAGCTGCTGAAGGGGATGTTTCTGCCGCACTGTGAGGGCTGTGGTCCTGCCCAGATGGAGCAGGCTGTGGGCATCGTAGGAGCTGTCATCATGCCCCACAACATCTACCTGCACTCAGCTCTCGTCAAG TCTCGGTCAATAGATCGTGGGAACAAGAAGGAGGTGAAGGAGGCCAACAAATACTACTTCATCGAGTCAACTATCgctctcttcatctccttcctCATCAACGTCTTCGTTGTAGCAGTGTTTGCCGAGGCCTTCTACGAGAAAACCAACATTGAAGTG AATGCAATGTGCAATGCATCAGACAGTCCACACACAGACCTCTTCCCCCTGGACAACAGCAGGCTACAGGTGGACATCTACAAGGGG GGGGTGGTGCTGGGTTGTTTCTTTGGCCCTGTAGCCCTCTACATCTGGGCCATCGGGATCCTTGCTGCCGGACAGAGCTCCACCATGACTGGCACTTACTCTGGCCAGTTTGTCATGGAG GGTTTCTTGAATCTGCGTTGGTCCCGTTTTGCACGGGTTCTTCTCACCCGCTCCATCGCCATCTTCCCCACCCTGCTGGTGGCCATCTTCCAGGACGTGCAGCACCTGACGGGCATGAACGACTTCCTCAACGTGCTGCAGAGCATGCAG CTGCCGTTTGCTCTGATCCCCATCCTGACCTTCACCAGTCTGACATCCATCATGAATGACTTCGCTAATGGACT GGTGTGGAAGATAGGCGGAGGGGTGGTCATCCTGGTGGTCTGTGCCATCAACATGCACTTTGTGGTGGTCTATGTGACCAGCCTAAGCAGTGTGGCTCTCTATGTGCTGGCGGGCTTTCTTTGTATAGCATACCTATGCTTTGTGGGCTACCTG GTGTGGCATTGTCTGATAGCCCTGGGGGTCTCCTGTCTGGACGTGTCCTGTCTGGCCAGCAGG